A window of Odocoileus virginianus isolate 20LAN1187 ecotype Illinois chromosome 22, Ovbor_1.2, whole genome shotgun sequence contains these coding sequences:
- the LOC110152913 gene encoding CXXC-type zinc finger protein 1 isoform X1, translated as MEGDASDPEPPDAGEDSKSENGENAPIYCICRKPDINCFMIGCDNCNEWFHGDCIRITEKMAKAIREWYCRECREKDPKLEIRYRHKKSRERDSSERDGSEPRDEGGGRKRPAPDPDLQRRAGAGTGVGAMLARGSASPHKSSPQPLVATPSQHHQQQQQQQIKRSARMCGECEACRRTEDCGHCDFCRDMKKFGGPNKIRQKCRLRQCQLRARESYKYFPSSLSPVTPSESLPRPRRPLPTQPQPQPSQKLGRLREDEGAVASAAVKEPPEATATPEPLSDEDLPLDSELYQDFCAGAFDDHSLPWMSDTEESPFLDPALRKRAVKVKHVKRREKKSEKKKDERYKRHRQKQKHKDKWKHPERADAKDPASLPQCLGPGCVRAAQPGSKYCSDDCGMKLAANRIYEILPQRIQQWQQSPCIAEEHGKKLLERIRREQQSARTRLQEMERRFHELEAIILRAKQQAVREDEESNEGDSDDTDLQIFCVSCGHPINPRVALRHMERCYAKYESQTSFGSMYPTRIEGATRLFCDVYNPQSKTYCKRLQVLCPEHSRDPKVPADEVCGCPLVRDVFELTGDFCRLPKRQCNRHYCWEKLRRAEVDLERVRVWYKLDELFEQERNVRTAMTNRAGLLALMLHQTIQHDPLTTDLRSSAER; from the exons ATG GAGGGCGACGCTTCAGATCCAGAGCCTCCAGACGCCGGGGAGGACAGCAAATCCGAGAATGGGGAGAATGCGCCCATCTACTGCATCTGCCGCAAACCAGACATTAACTGCTTCATGAT CGGGTGTGACAACTGCAATGAATGGTTTCACGGGGACTGCATCCGGATCACTGAGAAGATGGCCAAGGCCATCCGAGAGTGGTACTGTCGGGAGTGCCGAG agaaggaccccaagcTGGAGATCCGCTACCGGCATAAGAAGTCGCGGGAGCGAGACAGCTCCGAGCGAGACGGCAGTGAGCCCCGGGATGAGGGTGGAGGGCGCAAGAGGCCTGCCCCGGATCCGGACCTGCAgcgcagggcaggggcagggacaGGGGTTGGGGCCATGCTTGCTCGGGGATCCGCTTCGCCCCACAAATCCTCTCCACAGCCCCTGGTGGCCACGCCCAGCCAG catcaccagcagcagcagcagcagcagatcaaaCGATCAGCCCGCATGTGTGGCGAGTGCGAGGCCTGCCGGCGCACAGAGGACTGTGGCCACTGCGACTTCTGCCGAGACATGAAGAAATTTGGGGGTCCCAACAAGATCCGGCAGAAGTGCCGGCTGCGTCAGTGCCAGCTTCGGGCCCGG GAATCGTACAAGTACTTCCCTTCCTCG CTCTCGCCGGTGACGCCCTCAGAGTCCCTGCCAAGGCCTCGCCGGCCCCTGCCCACCCAGCCGCAGCCGCAGCCGTCGCAGAAGCTGGGGCGCCTCCGAGAGGACGAGGGGGCAGTGGCATCTGCGGCAGTCAAGGAGCCACCGGAGGCCACGGCGACGCCCGAGCCGCTCTCGGACGAGGACCTCCCACTGGACTCTGAACTGTACCAGGACTTCTGTGCAGGGGCCTTCGATGACCACAGCCTG CCCTGGATGAGCGACACGGAGGAGTCCCCGTTCCTGGACCCGGCGCTGCGGAAGCGGGCGGTGAAAGTGAAGCACGTGAAGCGGCGGGAGAAGAAGtcagagaagaag AAGGACGAAAGATACAAGCGCCATCGACAGAAGCAGAAGCACAAGGACAAATGGAAACACCCGGAGCGGGCAGACGCCAAGGACCCCGCGTCGCTGCCGCAGTGCCTGGGGCCTGGCTGCGTGCGCGCCGCCCAGCCCGGCTCCAAGTATTGCTCCGATGACTGCGGCATGAAGCTGGCGGCCAA CCGCATCTACGAGATCCTCCCGCAGCGCATCCAGCAGTGGCAGCAAAGCCCGTGCATCGCCGAGGAGCACGGCAAGAAGCTGCTCGAGCGCATCCGCCGGGAGCAGCAGAGCGCGCGCACCCGCCTGCAGGAGATGGAGCGCCGCTTCCACGAGCTTGAGGCCATCATCCTGCGCGCCAAGCAGCAGGCGGTGCGCGAGGATGAGGAG AGCAACGAGGGTGACAGTGACGACACGGACCTGCAGATCTTCTGCGTCTCCTGCGGGCACCCCATCAACCCACGCGTTGCCTTGCGCCACATGGAGCGCTGCTACGCCAAG TACGAGAGCCAGACGTCCTTTGGGTCCATGTACCCCACCCGCATCGAGGG GGCCACACGGCTCTTCTGCGACGTCTACAACCCTCAGAGCAAGACGTACTGTAAGCGGCTCCAGGTGCTATGCCCCGAGCACTCACGGGACCCCAAA GTGCCAGCCGACGAGGTATGCGGGTGCCCCCTCGTAAGGGATGTTTTCGAGCTCACGGGTGACTTCTGCCGTCTGCCCAAGCGCCAGTGCAACCGGCACTACTGCTGGGAGAAGCTGCGGCGTGCCGAGGTGGACCTGGAGCGCGTGCGCGTG TGGTACAAACTGGACGAGCTGTTTGAGCAGGAGCGCAACGTTCGCACGGCCATGACCAACAGGGCCGGCTTGCTGGCCCTGATGCTGCACCAGACCATCCAGCACGACCCGCTCACCACCGACCTGCGCTCCAGCGCCGAGCGCTGA
- the LOC110152913 gene encoding CXXC-type zinc finger protein 1 isoform X2: protein MEGDASDPEPPDAGEDSKSENGENAPIYCICRKPDINCFMIGCDNCNEWFHGDCIRITEKMAKAIREWYCRECREKDPKLEIRYRHKKSRERDSSERDGSEPRDEGGGRKRPAPDPDLQRRAGAGTGVGAMLARGSASPHKSSPQPLVATPSQHHQQQQQQQIKRSARMCGECEACRRTEDCGHCDFCRDMKKFGGPNKIRQKCRLRQCQLRARESYKYFPSSLSPVTPSESLPRPRRPLPTQPQPQPSQKLGRLREDEGAVASAAVKEPPEATATPEPLSDEDLPLDSELYQDFCAGAFDDHSLPWMSDTEESPFLDPALRKRAVKVKHVKRREKKSEKKKDERYKRHRQKQKHKDKWKHPERADAKDPASLPQCLGPGCVRAAQPGSKYCSDDCGMKLAANPVPSCIGAPHLPASLLASSPAHPILRVPAAASTRSSRSASSSGSKARASPRSTARSCSSASAGSSRARAPACRRWSAASTSLRPSSCAPSSRRCARMRRATRVTVTTRTCRSSASPAGTPSTHALPCATWSAATPSTRARRPLGPCTPPASRGPHGSSATSTTLRARRTVSGSRCYAPSTHGTPKCQPTRYAGAPS from the exons ATG GAGGGCGACGCTTCAGATCCAGAGCCTCCAGACGCCGGGGAGGACAGCAAATCCGAGAATGGGGAGAATGCGCCCATCTACTGCATCTGCCGCAAACCAGACATTAACTGCTTCATGAT CGGGTGTGACAACTGCAATGAATGGTTTCACGGGGACTGCATCCGGATCACTGAGAAGATGGCCAAGGCCATCCGAGAGTGGTACTGTCGGGAGTGCCGAG agaaggaccccaagcTGGAGATCCGCTACCGGCATAAGAAGTCGCGGGAGCGAGACAGCTCCGAGCGAGACGGCAGTGAGCCCCGGGATGAGGGTGGAGGGCGCAAGAGGCCTGCCCCGGATCCGGACCTGCAgcgcagggcaggggcagggacaGGGGTTGGGGCCATGCTTGCTCGGGGATCCGCTTCGCCCCACAAATCCTCTCCACAGCCCCTGGTGGCCACGCCCAGCCAG catcaccagcagcagcagcagcagcagatcaaaCGATCAGCCCGCATGTGTGGCGAGTGCGAGGCCTGCCGGCGCACAGAGGACTGTGGCCACTGCGACTTCTGCCGAGACATGAAGAAATTTGGGGGTCCCAACAAGATCCGGCAGAAGTGCCGGCTGCGTCAGTGCCAGCTTCGGGCCCGG GAATCGTACAAGTACTTCCCTTCCTCG CTCTCGCCGGTGACGCCCTCAGAGTCCCTGCCAAGGCCTCGCCGGCCCCTGCCCACCCAGCCGCAGCCGCAGCCGTCGCAGAAGCTGGGGCGCCTCCGAGAGGACGAGGGGGCAGTGGCATCTGCGGCAGTCAAGGAGCCACCGGAGGCCACGGCGACGCCCGAGCCGCTCTCGGACGAGGACCTCCCACTGGACTCTGAACTGTACCAGGACTTCTGTGCAGGGGCCTTCGATGACCACAGCCTG CCCTGGATGAGCGACACGGAGGAGTCCCCGTTCCTGGACCCGGCGCTGCGGAAGCGGGCGGTGAAAGTGAAGCACGTGAAGCGGCGGGAGAAGAAGtcagagaagaag AAGGACGAAAGATACAAGCGCCATCGACAGAAGCAGAAGCACAAGGACAAATGGAAACACCCGGAGCGGGCAGACGCCAAGGACCCCGCGTCGCTGCCGCAGTGCCTGGGGCCTGGCTGCGTGCGCGCCGCCCAGCCCGGCTCCAAGTATTGCTCCGATGACTGCGGCATGAAGCTGGCGGCCAA TCCCGTTCCATCGTGCATTGGAGCGCCCCACTTACCCGCCTCCTTGCTGGCCTCCTCCCCTGCGCACCCAATTCTTCGCGTTCCCGCAGCCGCATCTACGAGATCCTCCCGCAGCGCATCCAGCAGTGGCAGCAAAGCCCGTGCATCGCCGAGGAGCACGGCAAGAAGCTGCTCGAGCGCATCCGCCGGGAGCAGCAGAGCGCGCGCACCCGCCTGCAGGAGATGGAGCGCCGCTTCCACGAGCTTGAGGCCATCATCCTGCGCGCCAAGCAGCAGGCGGTGCGCGAGGATGAGGAG AGCAACGAGGGTGACAGTGACGACACGGACCTGCAGATCTTCTGCGTCTCCTGCGGGCACCCCATCAACCCACGCGTTGCCTTGCGCCACATGGAGCGCTGCTACGCCAAG TACGAGAGCCAGACGTCCTTTGGGTCCATGTACCCCACCCGCATCGAGGG GGCCACACGGCTCTTCTGCGACGTCTACAACCCTCAGAGCAAGACGTACTGTAAGCGGCTCCAGGTGCTATGCCCCGAGCACTCACGGGACCCCAAA GTGCCAGCCGACGAGGTATGCGGGTGCCCCCTCGTAA